Part of the Leptotrichia trevisanii DSM 22070 genome is shown below.
AGTTCATTTTGTACAACAAAATTAGTTGGAAAGTAATCTATATTGGTATTTGAAAGATATAGAAGTCTACACATTTCCTTTAATTGTTCAATATATTGAGCTACTGTACGATCATTTTTTACCATATCAAAAATTGTATCTCCTTCAATGTATTCTTTAAGAATCCGTTCATTCTCAATATCCACATCAAACATTTCAGGCATTCGTATTCCTATTGAACTTAGCCGCCCATAATCATTTATCTCTGCTTCAATTTTATTCCCAAACTGATAGTAATCACAAGGTTCATGATGAATCTGCTTTAAAACATACTTTTGCTTTCCATCTGTAACTAAATACGAATAGCCACTTTTTCCTTTTCCTAACAGCTTTATTATTTTATACTCAGAATCATTAACTTGCATAAGTTTCATAAATTATCTCATATGATAAATATATAAAATATCACATTCTCCTTTCTTTTTTTATTTTTAAATTATAACCTATTTTTCAAAATAAAGTAAAATTTATATAACTTCTCATATCTCCCAAAGATTTTTTACAAATAAAAGTATTTCCCAGCCAAAAACGACTCCTATTCTATTAAAGTTCCAATTATTCTTTGAACACTTCTTTGGAAAATATGTCGTGTTGAACTTCCTTCAATTACGGCAATGCAGGCAACTGCTACCCAATATGGATTTGTCAAATTCAGACAGTAAAAAAAAACTATCAGACAAGTTGACAATGTTCCAAAAGTTAAATAACCTATATTTTCTACAATTTTAGGTTATTTGACAATAATCCTATTAATATCAGCACTGCCATGGCTAAATTGCCAATAAAGGCAAATCTTTTGTAGCATTTATTTTTTCTAATTTTAAAATCTCACTTGAAATTTTCTTTCCTCCCTTCTAAATAAATCATTCCTACTAGCATTTTCCCCCTTTTTAGTTATCCTATTTCCCCTTCCTGTTCAATTATTTTCTACCATAATTTTACCACGTACCTTGTCTATTTCAAAATTCTTTTTCTTGACAGAGCAAAAAATTTATTCTCAAAGTATTGATTTTTCAAAAAAAATTTGTTATAATTACATTGTTAATATTATTATT
Proteins encoded:
- a CDS encoding serine/threonine-protein kinase, with amino-acid sequence MKLMQVNDSEYKIIKLLGKGKSGYSYLVTDGKQKYVLKQIHHEPCDYYQFGNKIEAEINDYGRLSSIGIRMPEMFDVDIENERILKEYIEGDTIFDMVKNDRTVAQYIEQLKEMCRLLYLSNTNIDYFPTNFVVQNELVYYIDFECNDYMEEWNFENWGIKYWSKTPEFIQYINEQK
- a CDS encoding FUSC family protein, translating into MSTCLIVFFYCLNLTNPYWVAVACIAVIEGSSTRHIFQRSVQRIIGTLIE